agttgcgaCACTCCCATAGACTCCTATTGTAATTCAGGAATGCGGAAGTAAACGTGCCATGGGGAGACCAATAGTTCCAAACATGCTATAGTTCCAGCATTGAACTGCGTATATTTGAAGCATTTCCGCGGCTGTTTTTCTGGTAAGTTAATGAATTATTCATCGTTTCCTATATCATCCTCCATAAATGTGATTAGTATTACTGTTATAGTTAAGTGGTCACTTGTTGTTAGTTTatttctgcattttaaataCCTTTAGCTTAAATTACACTTCGCTAGCATTAGCTATGTTATTAAAAGCAGGAATCACTTAGCGGTGCATTAGCCTCAGAGTATTCAGTCATTAGGATAGTTGTTAAATTCAGTAATACCTATATAGATTTGAtcatattgtaattaatggtaaCTATCTGAAGTAGAAAAGATGGTTGGATTGTAGTGAAGTTACTCTTtggttgattaattaattagctAGTGTTTCAGTGACAGGTGATAAAACCAGCAGCTTCTACGTGGATTTATTTATACAGGATGCAACAATCAACAGGTCTATATATAATCTCAACACAATTTAgtaacaattttttttatttaattacgtATGATGCTTAGGATTGTCATTACCAtcataacatttaaaatattttttttaggcCAGTGGTGTGAGTGAGGCACTGGTCCTAGTTCGAAATTCGAAACAATTGATCGATTTTCCGAACTAGATCAAAAGCCTCCTGGGTCAGTGCTTCTACTGATTTGGGCCTATAGATGAGTATACTAGTTTTATACTATAAAGTGTACTTTTGAAAACTTAAAATTAACTTTTTGGAgtgccccggagttgcacgccttgggggggggttatgtcacgtccagcccctccctcctccctggtcccgcctagtttccctgtccccatggtttctccctctgtctgccacgcccctgccaTCATTGTCCCCACCTGCATCTCTTTTCACTgtcttgttttctgtgtatataatccccgtggtgtttcactcccgtgtcggtcattgtgtgtttgtgagtactcCTTACCCTGCTCTGCTCTAGTTATTAGTTCCCTGTGCATTCTGGTTAAGTGTTTTTCTAGTTAGCTCTGTGTCTTATTTATCCCTTACTCTGTTTCTCTGTTAGTTGTTAGTTCTTCCcgtttcctctgcttccttgtTTATTTGGTAGTGTCCGTCGTGTGTATTCCCTATCTCCTGTTACCGTGTTCTTAGTTAGTTAACGTTGTCGTATCTTGTCTAGTCCCCGCTTACTTTTCCCTGAGCATTAGAGTCCTTGTGTCTTTGTAGTTCCTTTTGTTAGTTTAGGTCATGTTGCTCTTATGTTCTCGTTAGTAGTGTATGTTCTTCTTGAAGGTGTAATGCTTTGTATTGTATAACTTAGTTGTCCTGTTAGCCTAGTTATCGCTTATGTTTTCTTTGTCTACCATTTCCGTTTACTTGGTAGTTCTTGTTTGTTTTATCCGTTGTCttctttatttaataaatttaacAAAAACCTGCaattgcgtcacacccgccccctTGAATCGTTACAACCAAACTCATATAAAATGTAAtcttgtaaataataataagaagaaatctCATCGTTATGTTTTAGAATTTGCTTAATAATTACTGTATTTCTTACCAGCAATCCATCCACCAATTGTTATAAGGAACAGCCACGCCCCAACTTTAATGTTAATGTCTCAGCATCACGTCTCCTGTTTTCCTGATTGCATTTAGTTTCTTGAGCTGAGCCAAGATTGAGTCTGGCCTGCTCTAAAGCACTTTTAGAGATATTCAGTAACTTTTCAGTAACAAAGGTTTCCCCTTCATCTCTCTTAATtacacaaacccattttctgctcgtcgtcagctggaaaaccatggaaactgagatacagctgtttttgcttcgagTTCAAACACCCTGGTACATtgcaaaagctcttgttctTGGACTCTGCCGTTTAATGTTTAACGAAAGCAACGAGAGCTTCCAGAAGAAAAAATGCCGAaatgtgaaaagggcctataggGCCGGTCCTGCAGGCAGGCTAATGATAACAGTAATTACTAAATCAGACTCTGGGAGAGATAGAAGTTGGGAGCCAACAGGTTGAGCTGGAAACCCCAAGGCAGCATTATGAACTCTGAGCATCTTACAGTGATGAAGGCGTGAAGTGAACCAGTCGTTCACGGTTCATTTCACGGTGGCTAAGTTCGCGGAGCCGGTCTGAGACTTCTCAATGGCGGAGACTTAGCAGTGACGTCACGGTCACAGCTGGAGGGCTGTTATGACAACTGCCCGTCTCTCCCAGGTCCAGTTAAGTGGTTTTCTGGCTGACTTTGAACGCAGTGTAAAAGACAAACCAGTGCCTCTAACCCCACATtgaatatcaatcaatcaatcaatcaaattttatttatatagcgctttttacaacagttgttgtcacaaacagctttacaagtgccgagtcctagaccccagtgagcaagccaaaggcgacagtggcaaggaaaaactccctaagagcatgaggaagaaaccttgagaggaaccaagactcagggggggaacccatcctcctctggcccacaccggtcaccatgacaacaacaacaatttagacagaaagaagatagagaaaaggaaaaagatgtaataatgtccatcatgatgtaggcatccggttaggcatgaggtggccggcccaggatggatcgcttgtctctcctcatctcattattcctcaagcaggcgggcagccatgtggagaaatgaaacagggaaaattagctctttatgaggacatatacaggacaggtgaaattataaacatttctggagtgtggcagcaactccggcattaagttaaattattacagcctagctaaataaggcagaaccagaaggtaaaataggcttgggggcattctgagacaatggcatcggtccactgcactgtcaacaaacttgagtgaccacgagcagtgacaggacgacagcaccagcgccccagtctaccataaaacccttcgcctgtgaacccctggatctgtacctttatctaaggagggatattaattatcaaacgataaactaaataagtgggttttcaacctagacttaaagattgtgactgtgtcagagtcccggacacatttaggaagattattccaaagctggggggccttacaagaaaaggctcttccccctgctgttaccttgttaatttttggaactaataaaagaccagcaccctgtgatcttagtggacgtgggggttcataataggaaataagttcctgaaggtattcaggagcaagcccttgcaatgctttataagttaataaaagaattttaaagtcaatacggaatttaactgggagccaatgcagggctgataggactggactgatatgctgaaattttctagttctggtcagaaccctggctgcggcattttgaactatttgaagtttatttagattcctatttgaacatcctgacagtagtgcattgcagtagtctaatctagagctaacaaaggcgtgcaccaatttttccgcatcatcctgtgataatgcatttcctAATAGAAGTCTCCCTACAGGGGGGTGTTTTGGGATCAAAGGTAAGTCTACAGGTAGGTCATTAACTAAATGCAGCAGGTTTCGCTGTAGGATATGTGACAGTCATGAGGCATTTTCATGTGCTGCCCTGTATACAGAATTCAGTCTGTGACCTGCTGACCCAATATTATCCCTCATTCACTTCCTATTGTTCTGGACTCTTTCCACTTTATTAACTTTGGTTAGCACACTGATGCAGAATGATCTTCTAACCCTTTGGAAGTACTATATCTTCATTTATAAATGTTCATGTGATAAtcgaaggaggaggcacgacgaccAAAGTAACAGTGAAACATATACTTTTAATAAAGACGCAGGTGATGTCCAGCGAGACAGTCAACTCACGCAGGCACGAACttaagacaaagacgagcacgagacattgcgcaaacgcacattaacaaaaaatgcaatgggtccaccacacccagctggaccccaaggaTGAAGACATAGCCTGGATCTTATCAGGGTTAAAGTTTTAATTGTCTACAGAACATGTCCCTTCCTGtacatatattttaaatgtCCTACTATCCATAGGCCATATTGTACAAGTTCACTGAATATCAAAtattaaagaaaacaaatcaGTATAGTCTTTAATTAGACGCGTATATGTGTAGGAACACTGACAAATGACAATTTATCTACCAATTCTGAACAAAGCTGAGGACGCAGTTCCATGTTAACATCCATTTCTTCAAATTATCCATTTGAccttaaatcttgtttttcctttttttgttttttactctTTTTGTTGATTGAAAATGAGATCAAAACACTTTATGACAAACCTTTTCTGACCAGTGAAATTACAAGATCAGGGTCACGTTCAGAGAGATTAAATACAAGATCAATGTCACGTTCAGAGAGATTAAAGACAAACAAAAAGCTTACAGGGTAGCAAAACAAAAAGACCAAACATAAAGAGTATTCATGTGATGACTGGCAGCTGATAAGAACGTTATTACATTATATgacattttacatttctttaccaGTTTCATTCAGTCCATATATATTGTACATTGTCCCAGGAAATTTAAGATCTCCTGCTGGGGTTTTTTGCAGGGAAGTTTCAGCGCTCCTCCTGTCAGCAGTAAACCTGCAGATACACAACCAAGGTAGAAAGACTTGCCCAGGCCCTTCATCCCTAACTCTGGCGCAGGAAACTTCAATGAGACCACAACTGTGTACACATACCAGCCCACGGGGACTAGCATCATTACTGCAGCACAGATTAGTGTCACTGCGGCAGCCATCGCCACCGTGGTCTTGGTCTTCTCTACGCAGTTAATGTGCTTGGAGCTCATAACAGCCAGTAAGACACCAGGCACTCCCAACACGATGGAGATCACACAGAAGATGCGGGAGGCCAGCAGGCCAGAGCTGAGGGGCAGTGTGGAGTCAAAGAGTTTACACCCGGCCTGCTCACTGTTCCCCTCCAAAAGGCTCATCCTCCAGAGGCCCTCCAGAGTTTTCCGAAGTGTTCTGTCACTGCAGATGAGGATGGTTTCCATCCACATGGGCAGAGCACAGGACACAATTCCAATGATCCATCCAAGAAATGCCGCTGTGACACTTGACTTCTGCAAATCCATCCCAGTAATGAAGCACACAGTTGTGATGCTGAAATGAACTCTGCACAGTGTCTCAGTGCTTCATAACTGTAAGGAGGTGGAGTTTTACACAGATGAGCTCTCACGGGGATTGGACAAAGTATAATAACCTTGGTACTTCCCACATGAACAGAACTGTTTGAACTTGTCTGGGGCTGATCACTGAGTGCTGTTATTGTGTGCGTTTATTTGTACAGCCTGCAATGTTAACGTGTCTTTGATACTGCTATGTTAAAGTGTTAACTGTTTCTTTAATTCTCTAATGATCAACAGGGCTACTAACTTACAGTCAAGATCTCCAATTCAGCATTACAAACAAgcctctcctggtatctgcatATACCACTACAAACTATCATTCCTACCACTCCTGCTGTGCATCGCAGTGTTGGTTCAACAGCTGATGACGACCTGGAAGGAATGACCTGTCCAGATGAAAGCACGCACAAGGGCAGACCTGCTGTCAGTATCTACCTGTCTTGGGTCCTGGGAGTGatctgcctctctttctctaccAGGATCAGCAGGTGTCTTGATCCCTGCTGTTACTGGCCTTACTGTAAATCCCTGCAGTTGATATTAATCTCTTGAACTCATTCTGGCCTTAAATGGTTTAAGTGGTTTAATGAGTGACAAAAGGCAGACTTAGCACAATTTCAAGACAAAGAGAATTCcctattcctaaataaattgattcACGTCTCAATGAACCGTCCGAGATAATTAGGGACTTTACTCTGCGGGGTAACCTAAATAACACTACCAGGAATCTGTGTAAGTGTCAATAATCACTAGGTATCCCACAGGTTGCCTTATGTGGCGGTGTCACATAGTACTCTGCCTAAATAAGTATTAGTTTGGTTCTATCAGCCTACACATTGAACCACtcttaatttccacttttggacaataaatgacacaGGTCTCTATAACACAGAATTAATGAGCATGCATGTCTAAACACAcaggaaaatatatatatgcatgcctgCCTTCACTATACAGTTTAAGACTACAAGAACAGGTATATCTAACTACTGGAACACAGTAATACatggatatgcatcaatgtggggtGATTATACAATAACAGGTGTTCTGATAAAATCACTTAATACTGATGTACATGAAAGATCAcaagttgtgtctttatatccaCCACATATCAGTGTTCAAATTCAGAGGCACTTTGTCCTGGTTCCTTAAGGGCTGgaaagctgaatactggttttAAGAGTAATTACCCTTTCCTTGGTTGGAAGGTTGTTGAGTTTGGTGTCTTTAAATTGAGTTCACTGTCTCCGCTACATTTCCATGTAAACTACGCCATTTAAGGTATCTTCGTTTATAAAGTTTGCGAGTAGCCTGCAGATGCAGAATAAAGGCAAactaatgagagaaagaaagcaaaCATTCCCTCAGCTTGAATAAGAAATGATGTTTCTTCTTCTATCAGATTAAGATGACCCACATCCCTTCATCTGTGTAAGCAGGTAACTTAAGATCCCATTAAAGCTTTACACAGAAGAAATAATCAACATGGACATCTGACCTATTAAAATATAGTTTGATATGTCTTGTCTGCTTCTCCACAGGGTTTTGCTGAAGGATTCAGCTGAGGCTGTTAACATTCCTCTGAAGAACGGCATCATCTCCATCCCCAGAGTCTACGAGTCCCTCATAAATGCAGATGTAGATCCCATTAGTGGATGGTGCTCCAACTACACCTCCATCAGACAGCAGATAGTGGAGACCCAGCCGAGTCTGGAGGAGTAAGAACAGGCAGCCAATACAGGACTGAAGGGTCTGGATCAACACCTTGAGGAACTTACAGTATATGGAGCAAAACTTGAACAGGAAATAAGTGATACAGAatctacattaaataatttgaGAACAGAGCTAATGAAAAGTTACTGAATATCTCTAAAAGTGCTTTAGAGCAGGCCAGACTCAATCTTGGCTCAGCTCAAGAAACTAAATGCAGTCAGGAAAACAGGAGAATTCACGCTGAGACATTAACATTAAAGTTGGGGCGTGGCTGTTCCTTATACCAATTGCTGGATGGATTGCTGGTAAGAAATACAGTAATTATTAAGTAAATTCTAAAACATAACGATGagattttttcttattattatttacaagattacattttatatgagtttggttaaatatttaattcaattagATATTTTATTTGAATCTTCAGACGTTCATGTGACGTGAAACTGACAATTCTTACTGCCTTTATTTACACCCTGTATGAGAACATCTCCACTAAACCAAAGTGATTTTCTTATCATCTTTAAATGAGAAAGGACAACTGTGTGTCCTCCAGTTCATTCATTACGTTAAGTTTGTGTATAAGAGAAAATAAGCGAGTGAGAGATAATTCAGTGCTTTAGGAACTCAAAGTGAGTTCAGCATTTCCTTGTGTGCAGTATAGCTTCTCAATTAACACAGtgctttaaaaaacaaatatataatgTGATGAATCTAAAAACTGCAAACTATTTTGTGTACCATTCTCTGTCCTGGTTCCTAGATTGTAGAACTTCCATTTTCATTTCTGCATGTGAGACAATACTTACAAAAGCTGCATTATTGAAGCTTTTAAATCAAAGTTCTGCAAAATGTAaacaataattaaaatatataataataacaattattattattatgaaacaGAGGAATCCTGTCTAAAAGTCCATGGGTATATGCAGTACATGTACAAGAGGCATGTCATTTAATATTCTCAATGGCTTTTAAGCAACATCCAAGACTGTGTCATTGTTGATTTTCAGTTCTTCTTTGACATTCAGATTTATAATATCATTAAAAGTGCTTTTTGTCCAACTACATAATACTGATAAACTGAGATGCATACATTCACCATCAGATGCACATAAATTATATGAATTATAAATTATACAGTATAGGAGTGAACTCACTGTGTACAATAACACAGCTCACAAACTGTATTCCTAAAATGGAAGCTCTCTCTTAGTTCCTGTTATTACTGAGATTACATTAAGATTACAGAAAGATTTCCCTTGTTTTCAAATCCAACCGTCATACAGAAGTGAATGAATCCAGGTGAACCTTAATGTGAAAGCAGGAGGTGCTCACCTTGATGCTCCTAACCTTCAGTTTATTTGAAAAACATGCTCTGACATGATCTGTTTATCATCTATAGAAACTATTTACCATTAAACTGTCACCTGGTAAATGTACTGAGACTGAAATCATCTCTGACATCTGTTGGAGGCACCCCATCATCTGAGCAGTCAAAGCTACAAGTCACCCAAgttgttttctgttttgctTGGGTTTCATGCATTGACACGATACTGTGGGACCAGACCCATGGTCTTTTAGAATGGATTCCTCTGtgtttcataataataataatcatcccTGACATCTGTTGTAGCCACCCCTTCATCTGAGCAGTCAAAGTTCCGTCACCTAAGTTGTTTTCCTCTTTGTTTCATGGATTTACAATCAATTTTCTTTGCTAGAATGTAAATGTGCCTACCCCTGTTATTCACATAATGCCATTGTACTGTACGTCTATTTGACAAATAAAAGACTTCCGTCTGCCATAGATTATCATTATCGCATCACTAACAAGTGTTTAATTTGACAAACACCATCAGTGTATCACAGAGAAATTCACACTGGAATAATGCTCATGATGTGCATATATTAACATGGTGGATCAAACTGTAACAAATTAACATAAGACACTTTGGAGGCTGGTGGTACACATATCCAGAAATGACCACTGTTACTCTAGGGGGGTTTCCTTTCAGGTTTACATTCTGTTTTGCTCACTGGATTCTTCTGAAATTCAAACAAAACTGCATTATTTAAGCTTTTAACTGCAAATTCTGGAAAGCATAATAAAAcgtaataatgatgatgatgacgataatgatgatttttattattattattatgaaacaCAGAGGAATCCAGTCTAAAAGCCTTTACATGTGTATTGTCATCCTTCACTGATCATCAGACAGAAACGTCTTAACAACCTGACCACAAAAACAGACATATGACACTGCATTTATATTTCTGCCCGGTTACAAATAGGCAATTTACTGCTCCTTCAGGGGTTATCAATGATTACATTATCTGTGCAGTGAGGGTCAGGCTCACCGTACTAGGGTGTACTTCCTAGCACAAACTGGAGCAGAGGCCTGCACACATGGCCAGAGCAAGAACGTCTCATAATGCTTAACAGATTAATATAATCTGCAAGCTTACTGACATCCTCACACAGCAGAGGGTGAAGCACGATAATACTGTTAACCCAGTTATATTTCACTCAAGGGGCGTTTGGGTCAGGTTCATAAACTTATGGGAGTATTACAATATCAAGAACAGTATTCTCCACTCATAAAATTGGTGAGATTGAGATAGTGGAAAAAGAGTGGTTTGAGTGTGGGATTAGTTCTGTTGAAGATCTATTTAATGAGGGAGCACTTTAacgaaacagaaaaaaaactacAATCTGAAGAGTAAGTGAATTTATTTGGACATTTGAACCTCTATAAGGAAAGTGTCACGcttggctccgccctcctcctgtCCGCCACACCTTCTTTGTAATTATCCTGCCGTTATTTGCCTtctcacctgtttcttgtttgtttcattattgtctGGTATTTAGTTCCTGGTTTTCTGTGTTCTCATCGTGGTTTAGTTCTTGTTAGCTCTAGTTTCATGTTTAAAAGCCTTGTAAGTATTTGTATTGGTTAGTCTTGTCTCCTTGTATGTTTCAGCTTTAGTTACTCCTAGTCGTGCAGTCTCTGTTCATTCTTAGTTTATCCTGGTGTTTGCTTTGTGATCTGTTACGTTGTCTTACTCTGCCTGTCTTCGTGTCATTTAGTCTAAGCTTCTGTGTTTTGTATTCAAGTTCCCGATGGTTTTCCCCCGTGTTTAAGTATTAGTGGTCTAGCGTTTTTGGTCGTTGTGGTTTTGTATCTCTtgtttactttagtctctgctgtgtttcAATGTACCTTGTATTATTTCAGAATTCTTATTTACATAAACGTATTTTCCTTTCATAGTCGCTGTGGTTCGTTGTATTCATTCGTTCGTGTTTCAGTTTAGAGTTTGGTATGCCtcgtaaagcctggtttatactttcgcgagcgaccgtagcgcgcggctccgcccacctcgcgcgaccctgcgcgagcggtgtaggcgtttatactttcgcgaacgtcgcgagcgtcgctgcagtgttctccgaaacgataggtggcaataggtggcagtggagaataaaaaacctctgcaaaaccggggaaagaacatttttacctgaccagagaccgtatttaaacacatcaggcatcaaacgtaaatatggctttgcagtgttgtccgaaacgataagttaacaaatacgagcctcttgtaattccagggcgaaacatgagagaacgtgaagacgttaagattgggcgttttgaaaataaacaaccataaactaatgtgataaaaaagcgaattatttcgattcatttcgagtatatgtataaatatttaacttaattaagtttaacgtgctgggaaatattgaaatggacctttaaagtgacgtacaagtgctttaattccaccttgtataggtgtatgaaccctgcaaacatgactttgtccatcgcgctgaagcgcggcgcgcgcgcgaaaaATTCgagaggccctcgcgcacgggcggagccacagcgattacgtcattttcgccgcgcggaccctcgcgccgctcgcggcgcgtggagtataaagcctggtttaagcctggtttatactcgacgcgccgcgagcggcgcgagggtccgcgcggcg
This Brachyhypopomus gauderio isolate BG-103 chromosome 6, BGAUD_0.2, whole genome shotgun sequence DNA region includes the following protein-coding sequences:
- the LOC143516415 gene encoding claudin-4-like: MDLQKSSVTAAFLGWIIGIVSCALPMWMETILICSDRTLRKTLEGLWRMSLLEGNSEQAGCKLFDSTLPLSSGLLASRIFCVISIVLGVPGVLLAVMSSKHINCVEKTKTTVAMAAAVTLICAAVMMLVPVGWYVYTVVVSLKFPAPELGMKGLGKSFYLGCVSAGLLLTGGALKLPCKKPQQEILNFLGQCTIYMD